One Fulvia fulva chromosome 8, complete sequence DNA window includes the following coding sequences:
- a CDS encoding Acetylcholinesterase — MRFVLFALLCQLASALPNQDSNPIVKTSVGTYTGIVNSSAPHVREFLGIRYAYPPVEDLRFAAPQKLDATSNDTFDATHYAPSCPQPRTTTPFIGNQVLPEITINGPISDDCLALNVFTPVGAKNLPVLVFLPGGGFKTGGTNVDYQWPGHWVERTQGHIVVSINYRLNIFGFPNAAGLTEQNVGILDQRAGLEWVRDNIHAFGGDPSKITLMGQSAGAASADAHNFAYWQDPIYTGFFGMSGTVFIGALPNDVEHTNFSFVAENAGCNISVPEAQLACMRLIPHTRITDFTQSYSEGAASAGPLSFLPVPDEKVMFSNYTERYALGKVSDRPATFSTCENEGASQVAYNVAGSDQALAEQVTLDMFQCPAVLSTNLRSAFNLTTYRYLYSGNFSNVSTLPWLGAYHGSDVPMLFGTHQDHANGQGPSTELEYETSEKMRDFLMAFMRDPHVGLEAEGWQSEMLRFGADGTAVQQIPTEFVDQSCA; from the exons ATGAGGTTCGTTCTGTTTGCCTTGCTATGCCAGCTGGCATCCGCTCTACCAAACCAGGACAGCAATCCCATCGTCAAGACGTCCGTCGGCACGTATACCGGCATCGTCAACAGCTCAGCACCTCACGTTCGAGAGTTTCTAGGCATACGCTATGCCTACCCTCCTGTTGAAGACCTGCGATTCGCGGCACCACAAAAGCTAGACGCCACGAGCAATGACACCTTCGACGCAACACATTATGCCCCATCATGTCCGCAGCCCAGAACCACGACACCCTTCATCGGCAATCAAGTCCTGCCAGAGATCACTATCAACGGACCAATATCCGACGACTGCCTGGCTCTCAACGTCTTCACGCCAGTTGGAGCGAAGAATTTGCCGGTACTCGTGTTCCTGCCTGGAGGAGGCTTCAAGACTGGCGGTACGAATGTCGACTATCAGTGGCCAGGCCATTGGGTCGAGCGAACGCAAGGGCACATTGTCGTTTCCATCAACTACAGGCTCAACATCTTCGGTTTCCCAAACGCTGCTGGTCTGACTGAGCAGAATGTCGGAATCCTTGATCAGCGTGCTGGCCTGGAGTGGGTGCGAGATAACATACATGCCTTCGGTGGTGATC CCTCAAAGATCACCCTCATGGGCCAATCCGCCGGCGCCGCCTCAGCAGACGCTCACAACTTCGCTTACTGGCAAGACCCCATCTACACCGGCTTCTTCGGCATGTCAGGCACAGTCTTCATCGGCGCTCTACCAAACGATGTCGAACACACGAACTTCTCCTTCGTCGCCGAAAATGCAGGCTGCAATATTTCCGTGCCCGAGGCACAGCTGGCATGTATGCGCCTTATTCCTCACACGAGAATCACAGACTTCACACAGTCCTACTCTGAAGGAGCAGCTTCAGCTGGTCCACTCAGTTTCCTCCCTGTGCCGGACGAGAAGGTCATGTTTTCAAACTACACTGAGAGGTATGCACTTGGCAAAGTGTCAGATCGACCAGCTACATTCTCCACCTGCGAGAATGAAGGAGCTTCGCAAGTGGCCTATAACGTCGCTGGAAGCGATCAGGCCTTAGCTGAGCAAGTCACACTCGACATGTTCCAATGTCCAGCAGTACTTTCCACGAACCTCCGTTCTGCATTCAACCTCACCACGTACCGCTACCTTTACTCCGGCAACTTCAGTAACGTCAGTACGTTACCATGGCTCGGTGCTTACCATGGTTCGGACGTGCCAATGCTATTCGGCACGCACCAGGACCACGCCAATGGACAAGGACCGTCTACGGAGCTGGAGTATGAGACGAGTGAGAAGATGCGGGACTTTTTGATGGCGTTCATGCGAGATCCTCATGTCGGTCTGGAGGCTGAAGGCTGGCAGTCAGAGATGTTGAGGTTTGGAGCGGATGGGACTGCTGTGCAGCAGATCCCGACCGAATTTGTGGATCAGTCCTGTGCCTGA
- a CDS encoding Queuosine salvage protein, producing MSDDEADRELLELLRQTLGIGRKKSTEITSNTGVLKDAEYIYNNAIDVSIDMYGTKAAAAEIHKSMQQKSYSTETWMQNELHPRPSEGFSENDIVNFIFTMDLLNYSFWSELSSEERYQVEYRGTRWTGYNSLVACLRRALDEGIPITTPGYWTSQEFSDQIAHNVFRSATAEQITLLEERIASLREAGKILHENFPGDGDDDEMEEAAPQTTELLDEGSEYRQGSRSDIDGPPVLDKSHVGDSSAKAVGSCQVVSNDHPEIVSGSRESSEALLELTSQCEQSNTTLDQQHSSDQVLSSDAQDAVPPTVVTDGPLTLQSQSGTAQLSGSRTRTQRPDHAVARLIQQADKSAGKLVNLLAHHFPSFRDETRFDGRKVRLLKRAQIFVADLWAALNGTGLGDFHDIDHLTMFADYRVPQVLHSFGVLTYSPPLGYRIQNFGRIESGHSWEVQLRGCSIWAVELIKREILKAHPDANVNAVLIDFFLYDLAKEKEAQGVSSLPHHRTRSHWY from the exons ATGAGCGACGACGAGGCCGATCGGGAGCTTCTGGAGTTGCTCAGACAGACTCTGGGCATTGGCAGGAAGAAGTCCACTGAGATCACAAGCAATACTG GTGTCTTGAAGGATGCCGAGTACATCTACAACAATGCCATCGACGTTTCCATCGATATGTATGGCACGAAAGCTGCTGCTGCTGAGATTCACAAGAGTATGCAGCAGAAGAGCTATTCGACGGAGACTTGGATGCAGAATGAGCTCCATCCTAGACCGAGCGAGGGCTTCAGCGAGAATGATATCGTCAACTTCATCTTTACCATGGACCTCTTGAACTACTC CTTCTGGTCCGAATTGAGCAGTGAAGAACGTTACCAAGTCGAGTATCGTGGCACCCGATGGACTGGCTACAACAGCCTCGTGGCATGTCTTCGCAGAGCGTTGGACGAAGGCATACCTATCACGACACCTGGGTACTGGACAAGCCAGGAGTTCTCCGATCAAATAGCCCACAACGTTTTCCGTAGCGCAACTGCAGAGCAGATAACGCTTCTCGAAGAGCGAATTGCGAGTCTAAGAGAGGCTGGCAAGATACTCCATGAG AACTTTCCTGGTGATGGAGATGACGACGAGATGGAAGAAGCTGCACCGCAGACGACCGAACTGCTTGATGAGGGAAGCGAGTATAGACAAGGCTCGCGCAGCGACATCGATGGCCCTCCAGTCCTGGACAAGTCGCACGTCGGCGACTCTTCAGCGAAAGCTGTCGGATCATGCCAAGTTGTGTCCAATGATCACCCGGAGATTGTTTCTGGTTCGAGGGAATCAAGCGAAGCACTACTAGAGTTGACAAGTCAGTGTGAGCAATCCAATACAACTCTGGACCAACAACACTCGAGCGACCAAGTTCTTTCATCGGATGCACAAGACGCTGTGCCGCCAACCGTGGTGACGGACGGTCCCCTTACGTTGCAGTCGCAGAGTGGCACCGCGCAGCTATCCGGATCCCGGACCAGAACTCAGAGGCCAGACCATGCAGTGGCCCGACTGATACAACAAGCCGACAAGTCGGCTGGAAAGCTGGTCAACTTGCTTGCACATCACTTTCCGTCTTTTCGAGATGAGACTAGATTCGATGGCCGCAAAGTGCGCCTACTCAAGCGCGCTCAGATCTTCGTAGCAGACTTGTGGGCGGCTCTCAATGGCACCGGGCTGGGCGACTTTCACGATATTGATCACTTGACAATGTTTGCAG ACTATCGCGTGCCTCAAGTCCTGCACTCCTTTGGAGTACTGACGTACAGCCCACCTCTGGGCTACCGAATCCAGAATTTTGGACGCATTGAATCTGGACACTCCTGGGAAGTGCAACTCCG TGGCTGCAGCATCTGGGCAGTTGAGTTGATCAAACGCGAGATCCTCAAAGCACACCCCGATGCCAACGTCAATGCCGTTCTGATCGACTTCTTCCTCTACGACCTCGCAAAGGAGAAGGAGGCACAAG GTGTATCCTCCCTTCCCCACCACAGAACTCGCTCCCATTGGTACTGA
- a CDS encoding Ubiquitin-activating enzyme E1-like codes for MQRRDRSIAQSLGLPTIKKVKESRVLLVGAGGIGCELLKNLVCCGFGTGLKLPQNHNAAQPAAAATEGEQPPAKKAEIVVIDLDTIDLSNLNRQFLFRKQHIKKPKATVAKETASQFNPAVNIDAHHASIFDSQYNVEFFEGFDLVFNALDNLAARRHVNKMCLAADVALIESGTTGFNGQVQAIKKGITECYDCNEKPVTKSFPICTIRSTPSQPIHCIVWAKSYLLPELFGTSEEDSSDMQVTEGDNAEEVAKLKEEAEALKNIRSLMGKSEFAQAIFNKVFHDDIERLRSMAEMWQTRKAPDALRFESVCIDTNPTAQGEAIASQDQNVWTLQDNLKVFCYAVKTLSKRIRSGKENVIEFDKDDKDTLDFVTAAANLRSHIFGIELNTEWDVKQMAGNIIPAIATSNALTASLCVLEAFKIFKSELPSKRPATNNGAPNTPPLLGGAKMTFLTSKSTDRMITSQNLVEAKPDCPVCSPFYAKIHIKQDSSPTLQQLVDLLKRRLDYEDFSITADAGMIYDPDLEENLPKALKDFGIDGKSIGFLTIQDDSDEPRVDLQLAVIAKELDSDELVLLPQSIELGKKPPKKTLINGENLVEAKSDPDPALEPGSSTKRKRDAEEMVESAKKKAKADKDEPVYVVEDDGAILLDN; via the coding sequence ATGCAGCGCCGCGACAGGTCCATCGCGCAATCGCTCGGACTCCCAACCATTAAGAAGGTCAAGGAGAGCAGAGTCTTGCTGGTCGGCGCTGGTGGCATCGGATGTGAGCTGCTGAAGAACCTTGTTTGCTGCGGGTTTGGTACTGGTCTCAAGCTGCCACAGAACCACAATGCTGCACAGCCAGCAGCGGCGGCCACAGAAGGCGAGCAGCCCCCAGCGAAGAAGGCCGAAATCGTGGTAATCGACCTGGACACCATCGATCTGAGCAATCTGAATCGGCAGTTCCTGTTTCGGAAACAACACATCAAGAAGCCCAAGGCAACAGTGGCGAAGGAGACGGCAAGCCAGTTCAACCCCGCCGTGAACATTGATGCGCACCATGCCTCCATTTTCGACTCGCAGTACAACGTGGAGTTCTTCGAAGGTTTCGATCTGGTCTTCAATGCGCTGGACAACCTGGCTGCGCGGCGGCATGTGAACAAGATGTGCCTGGCAGCGGATGTGGCGCTCATAGAGAGTGGCACGACTGGCTTTAATGGTCAGGTCCAGGCTATCAAGAAGGGTATCACTGAGTGCTACGATTGCAATGAGAAGCCGGTCACGAAATCGTTTCCAATCTGCACGATTCGCTCCACTCCATCGCAACCAATACACTGCATAGTCTGGGCCAAatcttatctactaccggAGCTCTTTGGCACAAGTGAGGAGGATTCGTCGGATATGCAAGTCACCGAGGGTGACAACGCGGAAGAGGTTGCCAAGCTGAAAGAGGAGGCCGAGGCGCTCAAGAACATACGGAGTCTCATGGGCAAGAGCGAGTTTGCACAGGCTATCTTCAACAAAGTGTTCCACGACGACATTGAGCGGTTACGTTCGATGGCTGAGATGTGGCAGACTCGGAAAGCGCCAGATGCGCTGCGGTTTGAATCCGTATGCATAGACACAAACCCAACTGCGCAAGGCGAGGCGATTGCTTCACAGGACCAGAATGTCTGGACACTGCAGGACAATTTGAAGGTCTTCTGCTACGCTGTCAAGACGCTCAGCAAGCGCATTCGGTCGGGCAAGGAGAATGTCATCGAGTTCGACAAGGATGACAAGGACACTCTTGACTTCGTCACGGCTGCGGCAAACCTGCGTTCCCACATCTTCGGCATCGAACTCAACACTGAGTGGGATGTCAAGCAAATGGCTGGCAACATCATCCCCGCTATTGCGACATCGAATGCTCTAACAGCAAGTCTATGTGTGCTTGAAGCATTCAAGATTTTCAAGAGCGAACTTCCAAGCAAAAGGCCAGCTACCAACAATGGCGCACCGAACACCCCTCCACTACTGGGTGGCGCGAAAATGACATTCTTGACATCCAAGAGCACCGATCGGATGATCACGAGCCAGAATCTCGTGGAAGCTAAGCCCGATTGCCCTGTCTGTTCTCCGTTCTACGCCAAGATACACATCAAGCAAGACTCTTCACCGACATTGCAGCAGCTCGTTGATTTACTCAAGAGGCGTCTAGATTACGAAGACTTCTCGATCACAGCTGATGCTGGGATGATCTACGACCCTGATTTGGAGGAGAATCTACCTAAAGCACTGAAAGACTTTGGCATCGATGGCAAGAGCATCGGCTTCCTTACGATCCAGGACGACAGCGACGAACCTAGGGTTGACCTGCAGCTCGCCGTAATTGCCAAGGAGCTTGATAGCGACGAGCTGGTCCTATTGCCACAGTCTATTGAGCTCGGCAAGAAGCCACCTAAGAAGACACTCATCAACGGCGAGAACCTCGTGGAAGCCAAATCTGATCCGGATCCTGCCCTTGAGCCTGGCTCTAGTACCAAGCGCAAGCGGGATGCCGAAGAAATGGTCGAGAGTGCGAAGAAGAAAGCCAAGGCGGATAAGGACGAACCGGTGTATGTTGTCGAAGACGACGGCGCAATACTTCTTGATAATTGA
- a CDS encoding 6-methylsalicylic acid decarboxylase atA → MPTQPFHVAIVGGGLGGIALGIALKTRNIPFNLYESRGSFTEIGAGINLGPNGYRALRLIDPSLGDKIFILATRNPAPHEHLWMIFRRGAEINGHEDGEVLLELTAPPTGTMTLHRQELLAGLAETMGTENAKFNKKLVGYEQDEEGVVMKFADGTEERASVLVGCDGVHSRVRARMFGEDNPVTKASFTGSGAYRAVVPMEKAIEAWGESARFAQVTLGPGGYFIYYPVNGGKFVNCGAWIRKNGTWDHAEWVVPNQGEQFKQDLKDWGPRIHSMLKHYDPNQDFWACFEHGHQPDHFHEGRVILIGDGAHAMPPHQGQGASQAVEDAYVLAEVLASIDDGDLSNRTIEAGLRAVSETRTPRSSKVHAYSSHAGLNWYSFHENSLNAAEQKEWTEGVRERLRYIWDVDLEKHAEDAKQLYRILIEGPGDQGAAGGSL, encoded by the coding sequence ATGCCCACCCAACCCTTCCACGTCGCCATAGTAGGCGGCGGCCTCGGCGGCATAGCGCTAGGCATTGCCCTCAAAACCCGCAACATCCCCTTCAACCTCTACGAATCACGAGGCTCCTTCACCGAGATAGGAGCAGGCATCAACCTCGGACCCAATGGCTATCGTGCCCTCCGCCTCATAGATCCCTCCCTCGGCGACAAGATCTTCATATTAGCAACCCGGAACCCTGCGCCGCACGAACATCTCTGGATGATCTTCCGCCGTGGCGCAGAGATCAATGGTCACGAGGATGGGGAAGTGTTGCTCGAGCTTACGGCGCCTCCTACGGGGACCATGACGCTGCATCGGCAGGAGTTGCTGGCGGGGTTGGCGGAGACGATGGGGACGGAGAATGCTAAGTTCAATAAGAAATTGGTAGGGTATGAGCAAGATGAGGAGGGGGTTGTGATGAAGTTTGCAGATGGCACGGAAGAGAGGGCGAGTGTGCTTGTGGGGTGTGACGGCGTTCATTCGAGAGTTAGGGCAAGAATGTTTGGGGAAGACAATCCTGTCACGAAAGCTTCTTTCACTGGGTCGGGGGCGTATCGAGCTGTAGTGCCGATGGAGAAGGCGATAGAGGCATGGGGCGAGAGTGCAAGATTTGCGCAGGTTACGTTAGGGCCGGGTGGGTATTTCATCTATTACCCAGTGAACGGAGGCAAATTTGTGAACTGTGGTGCTTGGATCCGGAAGAATGGGACTTGGGATCATGCTGAGTGGGTCGTGCCAAATCAAGGCGAGCAGTTCAAACAAGACCTCAAGGACTGGGGTCCACGCATCCACAGCATGTTAAAGCACTACGATCCGAACCAAGACTTCTGGGCCTGCTTCGAGCACGGACATCAACCAGATCACTTTCACGAAGGTCGGGTGATCCTCATCGGGGATGGAGCCCATGCTATGCCTCCGCACCAAGGGCAAGGTGCATCTCAGGCTGTGGAGGATGCCTATGTTCTGGCTGAAGTGCTTGCTTCCATTGATGATGGTGATCTTTCAAACCGCACTATTGAGGCTGGCTTGAGGGCAGTGAGCGAAACGCGAACGCCACGATCTTCAAAGGTTCATGCGTATAGTTCGCATGCTGGTCTGAATTGGTACTCATTCCATGAAAATAGTCTGAATGCTGCTGAGCAGAAAGAGTGGACGGAAGGTGTAAGGGAGCGCCTGCGGTACATCTGGGATGTCGATCTGGAGAAGCATGCTGAAGATGCAAAGCAGCTTTACCGAATCTTGATAGAGGGGCCTGGGGATCAAGGTGCCGCCGGTGGCAGTCTGTGA